Proteins encoded by one window of Lacipirellulaceae bacterium:
- a CDS encoding UDP-glucose/GDP-mannose dehydrogenase family protein, whose translation MKIAVVGTGYVGLVTGTCFADTGNDVTCIDIDQKKIDNLNKGIIPIYEPGLTEMVQHNYEAKRLHFTTDLPAAVKPADVIYLAVGTPQGDDGAANLSAMWAVVEAIAPHMREDALVVTKSTVPVGTNERIYSMLKEFTGRNCRVASNPEFLKEGAAIDDFMKPDRVVVGVRDEEDSDLLHQLYKPFLRTEKPFLSMSPQSAEMTKYVANALLSTKISFINEMANLCEKMGGDINDVRRGIGHDSRIGFAFLFPGVGYGGSCFPKDVRALSAMAEQHGVVPQMLRSVDEVNERQKTVMIEKIKEHFDGDLNGKTVTVWGLAFKPRTDDIREAPALVLIDWLLEQGAKIRVHDPEAVENVKADYGDKLTYCDRRMGSVEGTDALVIMTEWKDYHSPDFAEMYQLMASPVIFDGRNLYEPERMKRRGYTYHSIGRPSVSPA comes from the coding sequence ATGAAGATTGCTGTCGTCGGCACCGGCTATGTGGGCCTTGTGACCGGAACTTGTTTTGCCGATACGGGCAACGATGTGACGTGCATCGATATTGATCAAAAGAAGATCGATAACCTGAACAAGGGTATCATCCCCATCTACGAGCCTGGGCTCACCGAGATGGTGCAGCATAATTACGAAGCCAAACGGTTGCACTTCACGACCGATCTTCCTGCCGCAGTTAAGCCAGCGGACGTTATCTATTTGGCAGTCGGAACGCCCCAGGGCGATGACGGAGCGGCCAACCTTTCGGCCATGTGGGCGGTGGTTGAAGCAATCGCACCGCATATGCGTGAAGACGCATTGGTTGTCACCAAGAGCACGGTACCAGTGGGAACCAACGAGCGCATCTACTCGATGCTCAAAGAATTCACAGGTCGCAACTGTCGCGTTGCGAGTAACCCGGAGTTCCTGAAAGAAGGGGCTGCGATCGACGACTTCATGAAGCCTGATCGCGTGGTCGTCGGTGTCCGTGACGAGGAAGATAGTGATCTGCTCCATCAACTCTACAAGCCGTTCTTGCGCACTGAGAAACCGTTTCTTTCGATGTCGCCGCAAAGCGCGGAAATGACCAAATACGTGGCAAACGCATTGCTTTCCACAAAGATTAGCTTCATCAACGAGATGGCCAATCTGTGCGAGAAGATGGGTGGCGACATTAACGACGTGCGTCGCGGCATCGGTCATGACAGCCGCATTGGTTTTGCCTTCTTGTTCCCTGGCGTTGGCTACGGCGGGAGCTGCTTCCCGAAAGACGTTCGGGCGCTTTCCGCAATGGCCGAGCAGCATGGCGTCGTGCCGCAGATGCTCCGCAGCGTTGATGAAGTGAACGAGCGTCAAAAGACGGTGATGATTGAAAAGATCAAAGAACACTTCGACGGCGACCTCAATGGCAAGACAGTCACCGTTTGGGGGCTTGCTTTCAAACCCCGCACCGATGACATTCGCGAAGCACCGGCATTGGTGCTGATCGACTGGCTCCTGGAACAAGGTGCAAAGATCCGCGTCCACGATCCTGAAGCAGTCGAGAACGTGAAAGCCGATTACGGCGACAAGCTCACCTATTGCGACCGCCGCATGGGCTCAGTCGAAGGGACTGACGCCCTGGTGATCATGACCGAGTGGAAGGACTACCACTCGCCCGACTTCGCCGAGATGTACCAGCTAATGGCCTCGCCGGTGATCTTCGACGGACGAAATCTATACGAGCCGGAACGCATGAAGCGCCGTGGTTACACCTACCACAGCATCGGTCGTCCTTCGGTCTCGCCAGCGTGA
- a CDS encoding aspartyl protease family protein, whose amino-acid sequence MFFTRCRASFLALLTVCCALPCETSLATGVPIEGFLPQVGFALTNEFRDDLITSADYSDSPGGILLGANDTAFYDIALLDTGAGLSLLTAEADTNFNIDGPYPGESDGFRGTFTVPVGGATGTILADVNDPVGLYAGGLQSRTGTGPLVIDHAGLEGQTNVSLITVPATSDLPNVVGLTFASQFATHINADQPQVFELNGRTVRTPAIDFQPLGSGGGSITRRAPLTLNPGAAFQQPPSWVFDFNNPDFLDNPHENPMFPTLLPGALFLTANLENDGVQLNNSDLFFDSGASVSVLSEQKALQLGIDVQLDTPDFSIDIIGSGGLTLDLPGYFLDSLTIQAIGGNVTANNVPVIIFDITNPGDPGNIVDGIIGTNLLVGRNLVIDPNPALGGAGASPSLYISDPVTTQHEFVVNGFGGSWNDPGKWDAAGVPDILGVANVRNNLFGNRSVSVTADAEAWELNISAENPNANTKTMTVHIDSEVTLTTFGGTNIEAGGILSLNGGTLDTQFVEVLGGKIEGSGTISTGSGPIPGQVENRNGIVSPGEGFGSLTIEGRYGNGSEGRMIFEIGGSLPGTEFDELFVDGQAKLGGTLEVNVVGDIISDYTPDIGDEFTIISTTEGIGGFFEELHLTESEDYEWLLEYGTNDVTLIVILPGDYNNDGGVNEQDVAAWNAGYAQQANFFDGDNFLTWQRNFGSGGIAVRFVPEPTSTALLLFAGSLTVTRRRRAAAN is encoded by the coding sequence ATGTTTTTTACTCGCTGCCGCGCAAGTTTTCTCGCACTGCTCACCGTCTGTTGCGCGTTGCCTTGCGAAACATCGCTGGCCACCGGCGTACCGATTGAAGGTTTCTTACCCCAAGTCGGCTTCGCGCTAACTAACGAGTTTCGTGATGACTTGATCACTTCGGCGGACTACAGCGACTCGCCAGGAGGAATCTTGCTTGGCGCGAACGACACCGCCTTCTATGACATTGCCCTCCTCGACACGGGTGCGGGACTTTCTTTGCTGACCGCTGAGGCGGACACGAATTTCAACATCGACGGTCCGTACCCCGGTGAGTCGGATGGCTTTCGCGGAACGTTTACGGTCCCCGTCGGTGGTGCAACGGGAACGATTCTCGCTGATGTGAATGATCCGGTCGGCTTGTATGCTGGCGGCCTACAAAGCAGAACTGGCACCGGGCCGCTCGTGATTGATCACGCAGGGCTCGAAGGGCAAACAAACGTTTCGTTGATCACCGTGCCGGCGACGTCGGACCTTCCCAATGTCGTTGGGCTTACGTTCGCAAGCCAGTTCGCGACGCATATCAATGCCGACCAGCCACAAGTGTTCGAGCTTAATGGTCGTACGGTACGCACGCCGGCGATCGACTTCCAACCGCTGGGAAGCGGCGGCGGAAGCATCACACGCCGGGCACCGTTGACGCTCAACCCTGGGGCAGCGTTTCAACAACCCCCGTCATGGGTTTTCGATTTCAACAACCCTGACTTCCTGGATAATCCCCATGAGAACCCAATGTTTCCAACCTTGTTACCGGGAGCCTTGTTCTTGACGGCTAACTTGGAGAATGATGGGGTCCAGTTGAATAACTCAGACTTGTTCTTCGATTCGGGGGCAAGTGTCAGTGTGCTCTCGGAACAAAAGGCGCTGCAACTGGGCATCGACGTACAACTTGATACACCTGATTTCTCGATCGATATCATTGGTTCCGGGGGGCTGACGCTCGACTTGCCTGGATACTTTCTCGACTCGCTAACGATCCAAGCCATCGGCGGCAACGTCACAGCGAACAATGTTCCGGTTATCATTTTCGACATCACTAATCCTGGCGATCCGGGAAACATCGTCGATGGAATCATTGGAACCAACCTGCTTGTCGGGCGGAATCTCGTGATCGATCCCAACCCAGCATTAGGTGGCGCTGGAGCGAGCCCGAGCCTGTACATTAGCGACCCGGTGACCACGCAACATGAATTTGTAGTCAACGGGTTCGGAGGTTCTTGGAACGACCCTGGTAAATGGGATGCGGCGGGAGTGCCCGACATCTTGGGCGTTGCCAATGTTCGGAATAATCTCTTTGGGAATCGGAGTGTGTCAGTCACCGCCGACGCGGAAGCTTGGGAATTGAACATCTCGGCGGAGAACCCAAATGCCAACACGAAGACCATGACCGTTCACATTGACTCAGAGGTCACGTTGACCACTTTCGGCGGAACGAATATCGAAGCCGGCGGGATTCTGAGCCTCAACGGAGGGACGCTCGATACGCAATTTGTTGAAGTCCTCGGGGGCAAAATCGAAGGCTCAGGGACGATTAGCACCGGAAGCGGCCCAATCCCAGGACAAGTCGAAAATCGCAATGGTATCGTTTCTCCAGGTGAAGGGTTTGGCTCTCTGACGATCGAAGGACGATACGGCAATGGTAGCGAGGGTCGTATGATCTTTGAAATCGGCGGCTCGCTCCCTGGTACAGAATTCGACGAGCTTTTCGTAGATGGCCAAGCGAAGCTTGGTGGTACGCTCGAAGTGAATGTCGTCGGCGACATCATCAGCGACTACACACCAGACATCGGTGACGAATTCACGATCATTAGCACGACAGAGGGAATCGGAGGATTCTTCGAGGAACTTCATCTCACCGAGAGCGAAGACTACGAGTGGCTTCTTGAGTACGGCACGAACGACGTCACGTTGATCGTCATCTTGCCCGGCGACTACAACAACGACGGTGGAGTGAACGAGCAGGATGTCGCTGCCTGGAACGCGGGCTACGCCCAGCAAGCCAACTTCTTTGACGGCGACAACTTCCTCACCTGGCAACGCAACTTTGGCAGCGGGGGAATCGCCGTGCGGTTCGTGCCAGAGCCGACAAGTACTGCCTTACTGTTGTTCGCTGGCAGTTTGACGGTTACGCGAAGAAGGCGAGCAGCCGCGAACTAA
- a CDS encoding pilus assembly protein, translating to MIRHRPRKHRSVCRRGAAAVEFAVVAPIFFVLVIAAFEFGRMNVIRHTADNAAYEAARHAMVPGATATEAVAKANSILNIVGTRGASVSINPAVIDETVDEITVTIDVPMNQNGWITPRFSSASNIRASSRLRTERARD from the coding sequence ATGATTCGACATCGCCCTAGAAAACATCGAAGCGTCTGTCGTCGCGGTGCGGCTGCCGTGGAGTTCGCCGTTGTTGCGCCGATCTTCTTTGTATTGGTGATCGCTGCGTTTGAATTCGGACGAATGAACGTCATCCGCCACACGGCCGACAATGCGGCTTACGAAGCAGCTCGGCATGCGATGGTCCCGGGGGCGACCGCTACCGAAGCCGTCGCGAAGGCGAATAGCATCTTGAACATTGTGGGCACACGTGGAGCGAGCGTTTCGATCAACCCGGCAGTGATCGACGAAACCGTTGATGAAATCACCGTGACGATCGACGTCCCCATGAACCAAAACGGCTGGATCACGCCGAGGTTCAGTTCCGCAAGCAACATTCGCGCGTCGAGCAGGCTCAGGACCGAACGCGCCAGAGATTAG
- a CDS encoding pilus assembly protein, producing the protein MRNRNQKRPEQRHGVAASELAVCLPVIVLLVLAMIESCTMIFLKQSLTVAAYEGARTALIDGSDPSAVQTTCNGVLADRRVQGGRVTINPPNFDRLAPGQFIEVTVTAPASANSVIPGSFFTGRTLEGRAEFMKEF; encoded by the coding sequence ATGCGAAATCGAAACCAAAAACGACCTGAACAACGTCACGGCGTTGCCGCCTCTGAGCTGGCCGTTTGCCTGCCCGTGATCGTCTTGCTCGTGCTGGCGATGATCGAAAGCTGCACGATGATCTTCCTCAAGCAGTCGCTGACCGTGGCTGCTTACGAAGGTGCTCGCACGGCACTTATCGATGGTTCAGATCCCTCGGCGGTTCAGACGACTTGCAATGGCGTCCTCGCAGACCGTCGTGTCCAAGGGGGCCGTGTGACGATTAACCCTCCCAACTTCGATCGACTCGCTCCTGGCCAGTTCATCGAAGTCACGGTCACAGCTCCCGCGTCAGCAAACTCCGTCATCCCAGGCAGCTTCTTCACCGGCCGCACACTCGAAGGTAGAGCGGAGTTTATGAAGGAGTTTTGA
- a CDS encoding VWA domain-containing protein: MLVLVAVCLPLFLIMAAFAVDVAWMQLVRAELRTATDSASRAGAKTLSLRQNEIDARAAAKDAALRNTVAGQPLIVDDSQIEVGSGTQATRNSRFVFRPGGTQLNSMRVTGQRTASSSAGPVALFLGRVMGVTQFQPEHIATSTQLDRDICLVVDRSGSMMREVDSRNVPGSNCGPPHSTLSRWSALDRAVRGFLDELDRTAQTEQCGLVSYSDAGRHCGFNYTTSDINAPLDFDYRPIRNEMTRLSSRAVRGTTNIHAGIQNGRIVLTSPAQRPFALRTMVVMTDGRHNRGPEPVIAARQAAREKITIHTVTFSDEADFRRMRDVANAGGGTHFHAPDAAALERIFREIASTLPVMLTE; encoded by the coding sequence ATGCTGGTTCTTGTGGCCGTTTGCTTGCCGCTGTTCTTGATCATGGCAGCCTTCGCTGTCGATGTGGCGTGGATGCAGTTGGTGCGGGCGGAGCTACGCACGGCGACCGACTCCGCCTCGCGTGCTGGGGCGAAAACGCTGAGCCTTCGCCAGAACGAAATCGACGCTCGGGCGGCTGCTAAGGATGCCGCTTTGCGAAACACCGTGGCTGGTCAGCCACTGATCGTTGACGACTCACAGATTGAAGTTGGCAGCGGCACGCAAGCCACGCGGAACTCACGCTTTGTCTTCAGACCCGGAGGGACCCAACTCAATTCGATGCGGGTAACGGGCCAGAGAACGGCAAGTTCGTCAGCAGGCCCGGTGGCTTTGTTTCTTGGTCGTGTTATGGGCGTGACTCAGTTTCAGCCAGAGCACATTGCCACCTCGACGCAACTCGACCGCGACATTTGTCTCGTCGTTGACCGTTCAGGCTCAATGATGCGAGAGGTTGATAGCCGCAACGTACCAGGTAGCAACTGCGGTCCCCCTCACTCTACGCTTAGTCGTTGGAGTGCTCTTGATCGGGCGGTACGCGGCTTTCTTGACGAGCTTGATCGAACTGCTCAAACCGAACAGTGCGGACTCGTCAGCTACTCCGATGCCGGTCGCCACTGTGGGTTCAACTACACGACCTCAGATATCAACGCACCCCTCGACTTTGATTATCGACCCATTCGCAACGAGATGACGCGGCTCAGCAGCCGCGCTGTCCGTGGCACGACAAACATCCACGCCGGGATCCAGAATGGCCGCATCGTGTTGACTTCGCCGGCCCAGCGACCCTTTGCCTTGCGAACCATGGTGGTCATGACCGACGGCCGCCACAATCGCGGACCGGAGCCGGTGATTGCTGCCCGACAAGCCGCGAGAGAAAAAATCACGATTCACACGGTCACGTTTAGCGATGAGGCTGACTTCAGGCGGATGCGCGATGTCGCCAACGCTGGCGGCGGCACCCACTTCCACGCCCCCGACGCAGCGGCCCTGGAACGCATCTTCCGCGAAATCGCTTCCACATTGCCCGTGATGCTGACCGAATAA
- a CDS encoding CAP domain-containing protein produces the protein MNFRSSRRYGVLGVAIFGFALAVAGSSADACEVCRVNQIRARSGLPQLAADPQLMALAQQKAHAMASRGITGHPGGSLGTARAEGVGWSSNNQFRTCFLYSGGFRAAGAATVRGPNGYHHVLLVR, from the coding sequence ATGAACTTTCGAAGTTCGAGAAGGTACGGAGTACTTGGAGTTGCAATCTTTGGTTTCGCTCTCGCCGTGGCCGGGAGCAGCGCAGACGCTTGCGAAGTCTGCCGCGTGAACCAGATTCGCGCTCGCAGCGGATTGCCTCAGTTAGCGGCTGATCCCCAACTGATGGCGCTCGCCCAACAGAAAGCACACGCGATGGCAAGTCGCGGAATCACAGGGCACCCGGGGGGATCACTCGGCACTGCCCGCGCCGAAGGCGTTGGTTGGTCAAGCAATAACCAATTTCGAACTTGCTTCCTGTACTCAGGAGGGTTCCGCGCTGCCGGTGCGGCAACCGTCCGCGGCCCCAATGGATACCACCACGTGTTGTTGGTGAGGTAA